The following are from one region of the Phormidium sp. PBR-2020 genome:
- a CDS encoding Rieske (2Fe-2S) protein, with amino-acid sequence MALTKTSTQNWVHATSLDEVQEKRCVLVQREGHQIALFHSEGQVYAIDNRCPHMGFPLQGSVCKEGILTCPWHYARFDLASGGTFDSWADDVRAFPLKLEAGEIWLNLTAQDDAQSHHRQRLQDGLEQTISLVIAKSVIGLLGNDPSATEPFRLGLAFGTRHNKRGWGSGLTILTAMMNLLPYLEEGDRPQALYQGLSAVARDSSGAPPHFRVHPLPQTQVEFATLKGWFRQFVERRDAEAAERCLMTAVRGQLPPEQIAEMLFAAATDHRYLDGGHTLDFINKGLEALDWVDWQEAESTLASLVPGLTDATRMEESSSWRYPLDLVEILEAAFRELPQVLAAGRSQSWDGNPDLVALLLADNPQATVQAMLTALKQGCPPAQLAAYVTQAAALRVAQFNTNNDHRDWNAAHHPFTYAHAVQRGLERSPTPELLRGVFDGAMAVYLNRFLNVPPARLPNPDNTVSQPQDLLKSLGDLLDRQQQIAASGKLVAQYLHSGGEPHRLIATLAQLMLREDRNFHVIQSLEAAVRLYHQLGNSAEGISVLVAATRYLAAHSPTVRSQAQTYEIAQRLHQGDRLDQG; translated from the coding sequence ATGGCTTTAACGAAAACCTCAACCCAAAATTGGGTTCATGCCACCTCCCTCGATGAAGTCCAAGAGAAACGCTGTGTCCTCGTACAGCGTGAGGGCCATCAAATTGCCCTCTTTCATAGCGAGGGACAAGTCTATGCCATCGATAACCGCTGTCCCCATATGGGATTCCCCCTGCAAGGTAGTGTTTGCAAAGAGGGGATTCTCACCTGTCCCTGGCATTATGCCCGCTTTGACCTCGCCAGTGGCGGAACCTTCGATTCCTGGGCCGATGACGTGCGGGCCTTTCCCCTGAAACTTGAGGCGGGGGAGATTTGGCTAAATTTAACGGCCCAAGACGATGCCCAATCTCATCATCGGCAACGTCTCCAAGATGGCCTCGAACAAACCATTTCTCTCGTCATCGCCAAGTCGGTGATTGGCTTGTTGGGGAATGACCCTTCGGCAACGGAACCCTTCCGCCTGGGGTTGGCCTTTGGAACCCGCCACAATAAACGGGGTTGGGGGAGTGGCTTAACCATCTTGACGGCGATGATGAATCTACTGCCCTATCTGGAGGAGGGCGATCGCCCCCAGGCCCTCTATCAAGGACTCTCCGCCGTAGCGCGGGACAGTTCCGGTGCGCCGCCTCATTTCCGTGTTCATCCCCTTCCTCAAACTCAGGTGGAGTTTGCCACCCTCAAAGGTTGGTTTCGCCAATTTGTGGAACGCCGCGATGCTGAAGCCGCTGAACGCTGTTTGATGACGGCGGTTCGGGGACAACTTCCCCCTGAACAAATTGCCGAGATGTTGTTTGCAGCGGCCACAGATCACCGCTACCTCGATGGTGGACATACCCTGGACTTTATCAATAAGGGATTGGAGGCCCTGGATTGGGTGGATTGGCAAGAAGCGGAATCGACCCTGGCCAGTCTGGTTCCGGGGTTGACGGACGCCACCCGGATGGAAGAGTCTAGTTCCTGGCGCTATCCCCTGGATTTGGTGGAGATCCTCGAAGCCGCCTTTAGGGAATTGCCCCAGGTTTTGGCGGCGGGGCGATCGCAGTCCTGGGACGGTAACCCAGACTTAGTGGCATTACTCTTAGCCGACAATCCCCAAGCCACCGTCCAAGCCATGCTGACGGCCCTCAAACAAGGCTGTCCCCCGGCCCAACTGGCGGCCTATGTTACCCAGGCGGCGGCCTTGCGGGTGGCCCAATTCAACACCAATAACGACCATCGGGATTGGAACGCCGCCCATCATCCCTTTACCTATGCCCATGCTGTACAACGGGGGTTAGAGCGATCGCCCACCCCAGAACTGCTGCGAGGGGTCTTTGACGGGGCCATGGCCGTCTATCTGAACCGCTTTCTCAACGTTCCCCCCGCCCGTCTTCCCAACCCTGACAACACCGTCAGCCAGCCACAGGACTTACTCAAGTCTCTAGGAGACTTACTCGATCGCCAACAACAGATTGCCGCCAGTGGCAAGTTAGTGGCCCAATATCTTCATAGTGGGGGTGAACCGCATCGACTCATAGCAACCCTGGCCCAACTGATGCTGCGTGAAGATCGCAACTTCCATGTCATCCAATCCCTCGAAGCCGCTGTTCGTCTTTACCACCAGTTGGGCAATTCTGCCGAGGGAATCAGCGTCTTAGTGGCAGCCACCCGATATCTGGCCGCCCATTCTCCCACCGTGCGATCGCAAGCCCAAACCTATGAGATTGCCCAACGACTGCATCAGGGCGATCGCCTCGATCAAGGCTAA
- a CDS encoding YbjN domain-containing protein — translation MQDNIATDDWTGDNDVVNYPQEIETVISSLAQDQKAMVGHSDDAYAWKFKYGSVEVFVQLTGDTEEDMFTVWSPVLKLPATDETGLMRHLLQMNWGATFESRFAIVEDQVVVLSSRTVADLNPGEISRSITIVATIADDNDEDLQEKYGAS, via the coding sequence ATGCAAGACAATATCGCCACCGACGACTGGACGGGAGACAATGATGTCGTGAACTATCCCCAGGAAATTGAGACGGTGATTTCTAGCTTGGCCCAAGACCAAAAAGCCATGGTGGGCCATAGTGATGACGCCTATGCTTGGAAGTTCAAATATGGCAGCGTTGAGGTCTTTGTGCAACTGACAGGAGACACCGAAGAGGATATGTTTACGGTTTGGTCTCCGGTGTTGAAGCTACCGGCGACGGATGAAACCGGCTTGATGCGCCACTTGTTGCAAATGAACTGGGGGGCGACCTTTGAATCCCGGTTTGCCATCGTTGAAGATCAAGTGGTGGTCTTGTCGTCGCGGACGGTGGCGGACTTGAACCCTGGCGAAATTTCCCGCTCGATTACGATTGTGGCCACGATCGCCGACGATAATGATGAGGACTTGCAGGAAAAGTACGGCGCCTCCTAA
- the typA gene encoding translational GTPase TypA: MSLPIRNVAIIAHVDHGKTTLVDALLKQSGIFREGEDVPDCVMDSNDLERERGITILSKNTAVHYKDTLINIVDTPGHADFGGEVERVLGMVDGCILIVDANEGPMPQTRFVLKKALEKGLRPIVVVNKIDRGQADPHVAVDKVLDLFIDLGADDDQCDFPYLFASGLGGFAKDNLDDEDKDMQPLFEAILGHVPPPIGDPKKPLQLQVTTLDYSDYLGRIVIGRIHNGTIKAGQQAMLLQEGEKVVKGKITKLMGFEGLARVELEEATAGMIVAVSGFADANIGETIACPDEPQALPLIKVDEPTLQMTFLVNDSPFAGQEGQFVTSRQLRDRLMRELETNVALRVEPTDSPDKFAVSGRGELHLGILIETMRREGYEFQVSQPQVIYREVNGQPYEPFELLVLDVPEDAVGGCMERIGERKGEMQDMRMTAGRSQLEFVIPARGLIGFRGDFVRITRGDGIMNHSFLEYRRLSGDVETRRNGVLTSFEEGVATFYALKNAEDRGVFFIEPGTKVYKGMIIGENNRPQDLELNVCKTKQLTNHRAASGDELVQLQSPVEMSLERALEYIGADELVEVTPESIRLRKMSAKKLARR, translated from the coding sequence ATGTCTCTCCCAATTCGCAACGTTGCAATTATCGCCCACGTTGACCACGGCAAAACCACCCTGGTTGACGCACTCCTCAAACAATCCGGCATCTTCCGCGAAGGAGAAGACGTTCCGGACTGTGTGATGGACTCCAACGACCTCGAACGAGAACGCGGTATCACCATTCTCTCCAAAAATACCGCCGTTCACTACAAAGACACCCTCATTAACATCGTCGATACCCCCGGACACGCCGACTTCGGCGGAGAAGTCGAACGCGTCCTAGGGATGGTGGATGGCTGCATCCTGATTGTGGATGCCAACGAAGGCCCCATGCCTCAAACCCGCTTCGTCCTCAAAAAAGCCCTCGAAAAAGGCCTACGTCCCATCGTCGTCGTCAACAAAATCGATCGCGGCCAAGCCGACCCCCATGTTGCCGTCGACAAAGTCCTGGACTTGTTCATCGACCTCGGGGCCGACGACGACCAATGCGACTTCCCCTATCTCTTCGCCTCAGGCCTCGGCGGTTTCGCCAAAGATAACCTCGACGACGAAGACAAAGACATGCAGCCTCTGTTTGAGGCCATCCTCGGTCACGTTCCCCCCCCCATCGGCGACCCCAAAAAACCCCTGCAACTGCAAGTCACCACCCTCGACTACTCCGACTACCTCGGTCGCATTGTCATCGGTCGGATTCACAACGGAACCATCAAAGCCGGACAACAGGCCATGCTTCTGCAAGAAGGAGAGAAGGTCGTCAAAGGCAAAATCACCAAACTGATGGGCTTTGAAGGCTTAGCCCGGGTCGAACTCGAAGAAGCCACCGCCGGGATGATTGTCGCCGTATCCGGCTTTGCCGATGCCAACATCGGCGAAACCATCGCCTGTCCCGACGAACCCCAGGCCCTGCCTCTAATTAAGGTGGACGAACCCACCCTGCAAATGACCTTTTTGGTCAACGATTCCCCCTTCGCCGGTCAAGAGGGGCAATTTGTCACCTCTCGCCAACTGCGCGATCGCCTCATGCGAGAATTAGAGACCAACGTGGCCCTGCGCGTCGAACCCACCGACTCCCCCGACAAATTCGCCGTCTCCGGACGGGGTGAATTACACCTCGGGATTCTCATCGAAACCATGCGTCGGGAAGGCTACGAATTCCAAGTCTCCCAACCCCAGGTAATTTATCGGGAAGTCAACGGACAACCCTACGAACCCTTTGAACTCCTAGTTCTCGACGTTCCCGAGGATGCTGTTGGCGGTTGTATGGAACGCATCGGCGAACGCAAAGGGGAAATGCAAGATATGCGCATGACCGCCGGCCGGTCTCAGTTAGAATTTGTCATCCCCGCCCGAGGCTTAATTGGCTTCCGGGGTGACTTCGTGCGCATCACTCGCGGCGACGGCATCATGAACCATAGTTTCTTGGAATATCGTCGTCTCTCAGGCGACGTAGAAACCCGCCGTAACGGAGTCCTCACCTCCTTTGAAGAAGGAGTCGCCACCTTCTACGCCCTGAAAAACGCCGAAGACCGAGGTGTCTTCTTTATTGAACCCGGAACCAAGGTCTATAAGGGCATGATTATCGGTGAAAACAACCGTCCCCAAGACTTAGAGTTGAACGTCTGCAAAACCAAGCAGTTAACCAACCACCGCGCCGCCAGTGGTGACGAGTTAGTTCAGCTTCAATCTCCCGTAGAAATGAGTTTAGAACGGGCCCTAGAATACATCGGCGCCGATGAACTCGTCGAGGTCACTCCCGAGTCGATTCGTTTACGCAAGATGTCCGCCAAAAAATTAGCCCGCCGCTAA
- a CDS encoding CHAT domain-containing protein, which produces MTQEFQVSVTPVGVDEYLLRTERVEPGVPLAEEQTVWNLDRWMQQAQRLMNDPVSGLLSQQETAASPMLANLAALGQELYDALFCGDMRDSWMMAQAIAQNHQQPLRLRLGLKGNRLPSLPWEVLHDGDYPLATGTNVLFSRYQPATNGLAPPTIAKPLEPHQPLRVLMAIAAPGDRANLELTREAEELEAELRQLYSQGRVPQVPTQVEILRQPDRARLTQALEHGHYHVFHYAGHSSSGTTGGNVYLVNQTTGLTETLSGDDLAGLLANNGIQLVLLNSCRGAHSPGGPQQAGERHLAAALVKRGIPAVLAMAERIPDEVALTLTRLFYRNLTRGAVPIDLSVSRARQGLISAYSSHQLYWSLPILYLHPKFDGYLIQRTGEETRGADDPPLWLRPPDTWPGTGASASPLSDRLDDDTLGEMDGLEGREAVAGGDRGLGTLEDMEPGTAEDAAFVQEMLETLAQDQDNPTQHPTQQTPAPPSTPSQTPASDSPDRSKNPASEQTSKRPTYPLSMVAGVVAVLVLGLGGVIWGLRDRVPETDPAPPPTLSESPQNATDEPPLPNNELTAMAIQELGAGNIEIGTPLVADLLAGNRNALNSAEAALAVVPTRDLDRPEVLFLKGRLTWQRIQVGNDLYSLDDSRRFWQAAAREDPDSPLYTLALGFVFYAEDNLTAAINQFEGAIARLEADSPPDEAALGGMTPSALRTHAYAGLALTYERQAQGLTGNRRQERQQQAQDLHNLVLQQDAEGFQANSLGRNWLWTPEAISAWQQLGQP; this is translated from the coding sequence GTGACTCAGGAATTTCAGGTCTCCGTAACCCCCGTTGGCGTCGATGAGTATTTACTGCGCACCGAACGGGTCGAACCGGGTGTCCCTCTGGCGGAGGAACAAACGGTGTGGAACCTTGATCGCTGGATGCAGCAAGCCCAGCGGTTGATGAATGATCCGGTGTCAGGTCTGTTAAGCCAACAAGAGACGGCCGCCTCGCCCATGTTGGCCAATTTAGCGGCCCTGGGGCAAGAGTTATATGATGCCCTGTTTTGTGGGGATATGCGCGATAGCTGGATGATGGCCCAGGCGATCGCCCAAAATCACCAGCAACCTCTGCGGCTGCGCCTAGGCCTCAAGGGCAATCGCTTACCCAGTTTGCCCTGGGAAGTCCTCCATGACGGAGATTATCCCCTGGCGACGGGAACCAATGTTCTCTTTTCCCGCTATCAGCCAGCCACCAATGGCCTAGCCCCTCCCACCATTGCCAAACCGTTAGAACCCCATCAACCACTGCGAGTGTTAATGGCCATCGCCGCCCCGGGCGATCGCGCCAACTTGGAGTTAACCCGTGAAGCCGAAGAACTCGAAGCAGAGTTACGGCAACTATACAGTCAGGGCCGAGTTCCCCAAGTCCCCACCCAGGTCGAGATTCTCCGACAACCCGATCGCGCCCGACTCACCCAAGCCCTCGAACATGGCCATTATCATGTCTTTCACTACGCCGGCCATAGTAGTTCCGGGACAACCGGGGGCAATGTCTACCTCGTCAATCAAACGACCGGGTTAACGGAAACCCTCAGCGGCGATGATTTAGCGGGCCTGCTGGCCAACAATGGCATTCAACTGGTGTTATTAAACTCCTGTCGGGGCGCTCATAGTCCCGGAGGCCCCCAACAGGCGGGAGAACGACATCTGGCAGCGGCCTTAGTTAAGCGGGGGATTCCGGCGGTGTTGGCCATGGCCGAGCGCATCCCCGATGAGGTGGCCTTGACCCTAACCCGGCTGTTTTACCGGAATTTAACCCGTGGGGCAGTTCCCATTGACCTCAGTGTCAGTCGGGCCCGTCAGGGTTTGATTTCTGCCTATAGTTCCCATCAACTCTATTGGTCCCTGCCCATTCTCTATCTCCATCCTAAGTTTGATGGCTATCTCATCCAACGGACTGGGGAGGAAACTCGGGGTGCGGATGACCCCCCTTTGTGGTTGCGGCCCCCCGATACTTGGCCGGGAACTGGGGCGTCTGCCTCCCCTTTGAGCGATCGCCTCGATGATGACACCTTAGGAGAAATGGATGGTCTGGAGGGACGTGAAGCCGTTGCGGGGGGCGATCGCGGCTTAGGCACTCTGGAGGATATGGAGCCAGGAACGGCGGAGGATGCGGCGTTTGTACAAGAAATGCTCGAAACTCTCGCTCAGGATCAAGACAATCCCACTCAACATCCGACTCAACAAACACCAGCCCCTCCCTCAACTCCATCTCAAACGCCCGCCTCTGACTCCCCAGATCGGTCTAAAAACCCTGCCTCTGAACAGACCTCGAAACGGCCAACCTATCCCCTATCGATGGTCGCCGGTGTGGTGGCGGTATTAGTTCTGGGATTAGGGGGAGTGATTTGGGGATTGCGCGATCGCGTCCCAGAGACCGACCCTGCCCCCCCTCCCACTCTCTCGGAATCGCCTCAGAACGCAACGGACGAGCCGCCTCTGCCTAATAATGAGCTAACGGCCATGGCCATTCAGGAACTCGGGGCGGGCAACATCGAGATAGGAACGCCCCTCGTTGCAGACCTATTGGCCGGTAATCGTAACGCTCTCAACAGTGCCGAGGCGGCCTTAGCCGTAGTTCCCACCCGCGATCTCGATCGCCCAGAAGTCCTATTTCTTAAAGGTCGGCTCACCTGGCAGAGAATCCAAGTGGGCAATGATCTCTACAGCCTCGATGATAGCCGCCGCTTCTGGCAAGCCGCCGCTCGGGAAGATCCCGACTCTCCCCTCTATACCCTGGCTTTAGGCTTTGTCTTTTACGCCGAGGACAACCTGACGGCGGCGATTAACCAGTTCGAGGGGGCGATCGCCCGCCTGGAGGCTGACAGTCCTCCCGATGAGGCAGCCCTCGGGGGCATGACTCCATCGGCATTAAGAACTCATGCCTATGCGGGGCTAGCCTTAACCTATGAGCGTCAAGCCCAAGGACTCACCGGAAACCGTCGCCAGGAGCGACAACAACAAGCTCAAGACCTACATAACCTGGTTTTACAACAAGATGCTGAGGGCTTTCAAGCCAATTCCTTGGGCCGTAACTGGCTCTGGACTCCTGAGGCGATCTCGGCTTGGCAACAGTTAGGACAACCCTAA
- a CDS encoding lipoate--protein ligase family protein — protein MAADAWLLEQHRQGLTPPSLRFYTWSSPTLSLGYHQRRYPRHWPEIRWQGQTIPWVRRPTGGRAVLHDGDLTYSLVSSGWHGRREAVYRQLCGFLQLGWQRLGISLSFGDRPPSGHNPNCFATATAADLVTPTREKLIGSAQLWRKGTVLQHGSIRLCPNQHLQAQFFGPQVKAPHLPEPLSPRRVATTLTQAAQDWFGVTFTVQPFSPEETAAIEARATAWRVDPEQSWTRGEGLR, from the coding sequence ATGGCGGCAGATGCTTGGCTATTAGAGCAACATCGTCAGGGACTGACTCCCCCCAGCCTACGCTTCTATACCTGGTCTTCCCCCACTCTCTCCTTGGGCTATCATCAACGCCGCTATCCCCGTCATTGGCCCGAGATACGCTGGCAGGGACAGACTATCCCCTGGGTGCGGCGGCCTACAGGGGGACGGGCGGTCTTGCATGATGGGGATTTAACCTATAGTCTGGTGTCTTCCGGCTGGCATGGTCGTCGAGAGGCGGTCTATCGTCAACTCTGTGGCTTTTTGCAGTTGGGATGGCAACGATTGGGGATTTCCTTGAGTTTTGGCGATCGCCCCCCCTCGGGCCACAATCCCAATTGTTTTGCGACGGCCACGGCGGCGGATTTGGTCACCCCAACCCGAGAGAAACTAATCGGCAGTGCCCAACTCTGGCGCAAGGGGACAGTTCTGCAACATGGCTCAATACGCCTATGCCCCAATCAGCACTTACAGGCCCAATTTTTTGGCCCCCAGGTTAAAGCGCCCCATCTCCCGGAACCTCTCTCCCCTCGCCGCGTTGCAACAACCCTAACCCAAGCTGCCCAAGACTGGTTTGGGGTGACCTTTACCGTACAACCCTTCTCTCCGGAGGAAACGGCAGCGATTGAAGCCAGGGCGACAGCTTGGAGAGTGGACCCCGAGCAATCATGGACTCGGGGCGAAGGACTAAGATAG
- a CDS encoding methyltransferase domain-containing protein — MTDTLTKLAYQTFQQGKSYFGVAHKTLSTQLGQLAVGKRDNETFPVSPQLVDRIYSSLNQVIETDWNDAEKGIYPVETLFDNPWADFFQYYPLVWLDLPKIWDRVRNKQYQSFDAQIDLNDYPKYYRQNFHHQTDGYLSDLSANLYDVQVDILFNGAADAMRRRILAPLKQGLSHFAEVPPSQIRVLDVATGTGRTLRFLRSLLPKAALFGTDLSPAYLRKANQLLSQLPGELPQLCQANAEDLPYRDDQFHGVSCVFTFHELPGPARQNVIDQCYRVLKPGGTFIICDSLQKDDDPELNPLLHNFQTTFHEPYHRSYSEDDMTARLQTAGFVEIATQLHFMSKYWVAQKPA; from the coding sequence ATGACAGACACGCTGACGAAACTGGCCTACCAAACCTTCCAACAGGGCAAAAGCTACTTCGGAGTAGCCCATAAAACCCTCAGTACCCAACTCGGACAACTTGCAGTCGGGAAACGAGACAACGAGACCTTTCCCGTCTCCCCTCAACTGGTCGATCGCATCTATAGCAGCCTCAATCAAGTCATCGAAACCGACTGGAACGATGCCGAAAAAGGGATTTATCCCGTCGAAACCCTCTTTGATAACCCCTGGGCTGACTTTTTCCAATACTATCCCCTCGTTTGGCTCGATTTACCCAAAATTTGGGACCGAGTCCGCAACAAACAATATCAATCCTTCGACGCCCAAATCGACCTCAACGACTACCCCAAATACTATCGGCAAAACTTCCACCACCAAACCGACGGCTATCTCAGCGACTTGTCCGCCAACCTCTACGACGTACAAGTCGATATTCTCTTTAACGGGGCCGCTGACGCCATGCGTCGCCGTATTTTAGCCCCCCTCAAACAGGGATTGAGCCATTTTGCAGAGGTTCCCCCCAGTCAGATTCGGGTCTTGGATGTGGCCACAGGAACCGGACGCACCCTGCGTTTCTTGCGATCGCTCTTACCCAAAGCGGCCCTATTCGGGACAGATTTATCCCCCGCCTATCTGCGTAAAGCCAATCAACTCCTATCACAACTCCCCGGCGAACTCCCTCAACTGTGCCAAGCCAACGCCGAAGATCTCCCCTACCGAGATGACCAGTTCCATGGGGTGTCCTGCGTCTTCACCTTCCATGAACTCCCAGGGCCTGCGCGTCAGAACGTGATTGACCAATGTTATCGAGTCCTGAAACCGGGGGGAACCTTCATCATTTGCGATTCCCTTCAGAAGGATGACGACCCCGAACTCAATCCTCTCCTCCATAACTTCCAGACCACCTTTCACGAACCCTATCACCGTAGCTACAGTGAAGATGACATGACCGCTCGCTTGCAAACCGCCGGCTTTGTGGAGATTGCCACACAACTGCACTTCATGAGCAAATACTGGGTGGCCCAGAAGCCGGCCTAG